Genomic segment of Acidaminococcales bacterium:
AAAGAAAACTCTTTTCGTCAAGTTTCACCGCTCCGTCCGCGCTTACTGTGCCGCCGTAAGCGCCGGCGCTCGCGTCGGAAATATTTATCACGCCCTTATTATAACGAAAATCTCCCCGTCCGTTGACAAGTTCCAATTGTTCGGTTTTAAGGGACGCGATGGAGAAACTGCCTTTGGCCCGCAAGTCGTCAAGGGTGCCGGTTATATCGGCGTTGAACGCCAAAGGCGCGCTTATTCCCATGCCGGGGCTGAGGGCGTCTATTTTGAAGGCCTCCGATGCTATTTTTACGTCAAGTCTGTAAGGTTCGGATTTAACAGCGACCTTGCCGTTTATGCCAATAGGCTGTCCGTTAAGCCGGCCGTTTACGTCAGTAAAAAAAACCTCTTCCTGATTGCCGCTGAAAACGCCTTTAAAAGAATCCAGCGCGATTGAGGCCGCCTCGCCCCTGACGTTGGAAAAATCGCCCTGCACCTGCATCTTAAGCGGTTTTTCGCCTTGCGCCGTTATCATCGCCCGCAATGTGTCTATGTTGCCTTCCAGGATTTTAAAATTGCTTTTGACCGAAATCATATCAAAAAAATCACGCAGCGCCAGCGAGCGCCCTTCTATTTGCAAATCGATCTTGTTCCCGGCCGGATAGTGGTCTATCTCAAACTTGCCGGCCAAATCCGCTTTGTTTTGTTTGGCCTGCATAACGCCGGTCGCTTTGGGAAAAGATGCGTAGGAAAGTTTGCTTTCAAGATTTTCGTAACGCAGCCGGCTGTCGCCGGAAACTATTTCCAAAAGTCCGCTGGCTATCTCCACCGTACCGCGAAAGCCGGCGCCTTCGCCTGCCTTTTCGGCTGACTGCCCGGCGGCGCCGCTTTTGTCCCCGTTTTCTTTTATTTTTATCAGATAGAG
This window contains:
- a CDS encoding AsmA family protein yields the protein MPLGNFNFRSKRKLISVAVAVAFLLLFGFVRWAGGRAAAFIKEQAAEQDFLEGTVSIGDVGAAFSGDVWLSDVVWKDPSGNLVARIPRLNISVRLRDVLRTSFGVGSIQAIILERPELHLSYDPQSGLNVLYLIKIKENGDKSGAAGQSAEKAGEGAGFRGTVEIASGLLEIVSGDSRLRYENLESKLSYASFPKATGVMQAKQNKADLAGKFEIDHYPAGNKIDLQIEGRSLALRDFFDMISVKSNFKILEGNIDTLRAMITAQGEKPLKMQVQGDFSNVRGEAASIALDSFKGVFSGNQEEVFFTDVNGRLNGQPIGINGKVAVKSEPYRLDVKIASEAFKIDALSPGMGISAPLAFNADITGTLDDLRAKGSFSIASLKTEQLELVNGRGDFRYNKGVINISDASAGAYGGTVSADGAVKLDEKSFLFNLRGYGLNSAAMAETNIHGPLSFNVRATGVGEPAAALSVGSFAIGKGDFAGIPFNSLTGDFNKKGNDMTFSNITISTPAGVAHTKASVSTSGKIKFDNIDISMFQKQTLQEKIKSKTDKIADAIKKIF